Proteins from a genomic interval of Beijerinckia indica subsp. indica ATCC 9039:
- a CDS encoding Ni/Fe hydrogenase subunit alpha codes for MATRTILVDYLARVEGEGALDIEVHDGRVTSARLRIFEPPRFFEAFLRGRGYAETPDLVARICGICPIAYQMSAVHAIENAFGVTVSGQLRALRRLIYCGEWIESHALHIVMLHAPDFLGFPDGIRMASEQGDAVRNGLALKKTGNALMRLMGGREIHPVNVKTGGFYRVPSRAELEPIGESLERARALAVGLVRWVSSFPFPDYERDYEFVALRHPDEYPFNEGRLVSNRGIDIDIADYETEFEERQVAHSTALHALTRRRGAYLVGPLARYALNFDRLPASVQALARGAGLPPVCKNPFQSIIVRALEIVYACEEALKLIAAYEPPECAAVTVMPRAGTGFGCTEAPRGLLWHRYEFAPDGTIERARIVPPTSQNQPSIEADLAAVASMILDQPDDVIRARCEQAIRNYDPCISCSAHFLKLSVRRT; via the coding sequence ATGGCGACCAGGACGATCCTGGTTGACTATCTGGCTCGCGTCGAGGGCGAAGGAGCGCTCGATATCGAGGTCCATGATGGCCGCGTCACCTCGGCGCGGCTCAGGATCTTTGAACCGCCGCGTTTCTTCGAGGCGTTCTTGCGCGGCCGGGGCTATGCGGAGACGCCAGACCTCGTGGCGCGTATCTGCGGCATCTGCCCGATCGCCTATCAGATGAGCGCCGTCCATGCGATTGAAAACGCGTTCGGTGTCACGGTCAGTGGCCAACTCCGCGCGCTCAGGCGGCTCATCTATTGCGGCGAATGGATCGAAAGCCATGCTCTCCATATCGTCATGCTGCATGCACCTGACTTTCTTGGCTTTCCCGATGGGATTCGGATGGCGAGTGAACAGGGTGATGCCGTTCGCAATGGCTTGGCGCTCAAGAAGACCGGCAACGCGCTGATGCGCCTGATGGGTGGGCGCGAGATTCATCCTGTTAATGTCAAGACCGGCGGTTTTTATCGCGTGCCCAGCCGGGCAGAACTCGAACCCATTGGGGAGAGCCTTGAACGGGCCCGCGCTCTGGCCGTCGGCCTTGTCCGCTGGGTCTCCTCCTTTCCCTTTCCCGATTATGAGCGGGACTATGAATTCGTCGCGCTGCGCCATCCAGACGAATATCCGTTCAATGAGGGGCGACTCGTCTCCAATCGCGGTATCGATATCGATATCGCCGATTATGAGACTGAGTTTGAAGAACGTCAGGTGGCCCATTCGACTGCTCTGCATGCCCTGACACGGCGGCGTGGCGCTTATCTTGTTGGCCCGCTCGCCCGCTATGCGCTGAATTTCGACCGGCTACCCGCTTCTGTTCAGGCACTTGCCCGAGGGGCAGGGCTTCCCCCAGTCTGCAAGAATCCTTTTCAGAGCATTATCGTGCGGGCACTCGAAATCGTTTATGCCTGCGAGGAAGCGCTGAAGTTGATCGCGGCCTACGAACCGCCAGAATGCGCGGCGGTGACGGTTATGCCTCGCGCCGGGACGGGCTTTGGCTGCACGGAGGCACCGCGCGGCCTATTGTGGCACCGCTATGAGTTCGCGCCCGATGGCACGATTGAGCGGGCGCGCATTGTGCCGCCGACATCGCAGAATCAGCCGAGTATCGAAGCTGATCTTGCCGCTGTTGCCAGTATGATCCTTGACCAACCTGACGATGTCATCCGTGCTCGTTGCGAGCAGGCGATCCGCAACTATGATCCCTGCATTTCGTGCTCTGCTCATTTCCTCAAGCTCTCGGTGCGGCGGACATGA
- a CDS encoding hydrogenase maturation protease, whose translation MTGAGEKERGLYKILVVGLGNPDRGDDGIGAAVIQSLTGRLPPDVALLMKRGDILSLIEEWSGINALICVDASAPMGTPGRIHRIDAAAGISPSDVSFTSSHAFGLAEVIALGQTLQLLPEVAIVYAIEGATFDNGAPMTPIVAAAARDVANRIVVEVERLRQNPISIVSGDPNIKGSRK comes from the coding sequence ATGACCGGGGCTGGAGAAAAGGAGAGGGGGCTGTACAAGATTCTCGTCGTCGGTCTCGGCAATCCAGACAGGGGCGACGATGGCATTGGCGCGGCCGTCATCCAAAGTCTCACAGGCCGGCTGCCGCCTGATGTCGCGCTTCTAATGAAGCGCGGCGATATCCTCTCTCTTATCGAAGAATGGTCTGGAATCAATGCCTTGATCTGTGTGGATGCCTCCGCGCCGATGGGAACCCCCGGCCGTATTCATCGGATCGACGCCGCGGCTGGCATATCGCCAAGTGATGTTTCCTTCACGTCGAGTCATGCATTTGGTCTCGCTGAGGTGATCGCGCTTGGCCAAACGCTTCAGCTGCTCCCAGAGGTCGCCATTGTATATGCCATCGAAGGGGCTACCTTCGACAATGGCGCACCGATGACACCCATTGTCGCTGCGGCTGCCAGGGACGTTGCGAACCGCATCGTCGTCGAGGTTGAGCGGCTGCGGCAAAATCCTATCAGCATCGTGTCGGGTGATCCTAATATAAAGGGAAGTCGAAAATAG
- a CDS encoding SH3 domain-containing protein, producing the protein MLDAFRPFSPPRRSRLPSRPLGPRLFSLSSLFFLALCLVPSPSPAQQVGTASGLPLPRYVSLKSDRVNLREGPSKDHRTTWVFQRAGLPVEITAEFETWRKIRDSEGSEGWVLHSLLSGRRTALIAPWKKGEEFPLYEKPSDHSALRAKLQANVIAGVRRCDGTWCRLTGDGFDGYLQQALLWGVYPDEKIE; encoded by the coding sequence ATGTTGGATGCGTTTCGGCCATTTTCCCCGCCTCGCCGATCTCGTCTGCCTTCGCGCCCGTTGGGGCCCCGCCTCTTTTCCCTCTCGTCCCTCTTCTTTCTCGCTCTTTGCCTCGTCCCCAGCCCTTCGCCTGCCCAGCAAGTTGGCACCGCCAGCGGCTTGCCGCTGCCGCGCTATGTGAGTCTCAAATCCGACCGGGTGAACCTCCGTGAAGGCCCCTCTAAGGACCATCGCACCACCTGGGTGTTCCAGCGCGCCGGCCTGCCCGTCGAGATTACCGCCGAATTCGAGACCTGGCGCAAGATCCGTGATTCCGAGGGGTCGGAAGGCTGGGTCTTGCATTCCCTCTTATCCGGCCGCCGCACCGCTTTGATCGCGCCGTGGAAAAAGGGCGAGGAATTTCCTCTCTATGAAAAGCCCAGCGACCATTCAGCCCTCCGGGCCAAGCTTCAGGCCAATGTCATCGCTGGCGTGCGCCGCTGCGATGGAACATGGTGTCGCCTCACCGGCGACGGTTTCGACGGCTATCTTCAGCAAGCCCTCCTCTGGGGGGTCTATCCTGATGAAAAGATCGAATGA
- a CDS encoding 2-hydroxyacid dehydrogenase, which produces MVRKKPLVVLTRKLPDVIETRMCELFNTQLNLDDTPMDKEALAKALATADVLVPTVTDRIDAELLAVAGPQLQLIANFGNGVDNIDVNAALERGLTVTNTPGVLTEDTADMTMALILAVARRLVEGSRIIPESEWDGWSPTWMLGRRITGKRLGIIGMGRIGQALARRAKAFGLQIHYHNRRKVAAQVEETLEATYWDSLDQMLARMDIVSINCPHTPATYHLLSARRLSHLQPHSILVNTARGELIDEAALTRMLEAGQIAGAGLDVFEHEPAVSTKLIRLAKAGKVTLLPHMGSATTEGRIDMGEKVLINIKTFMDGHRPPDRVLPGML; this is translated from the coding sequence ATGGTGAGAAAGAAGCCTCTCGTCGTCTTGACCCGGAAATTGCCGGACGTCATCGAGACACGGATGTGTGAGCTGTTCAACACGCAGCTCAACCTCGACGATACGCCGATGGATAAGGAGGCCTTGGCCAAGGCGCTCGCGACAGCGGACGTCCTGGTGCCGACCGTGACTGACCGGATCGATGCGGAATTACTCGCTGTGGCCGGGCCGCAATTGCAATTGATCGCCAATTTCGGCAATGGCGTCGATAATATCGATGTGAATGCCGCGCTCGAACGCGGTCTGACTGTGACCAATACGCCGGGCGTGTTGACCGAAGACACGGCCGATATGACGATGGCATTGATCCTCGCGGTGGCGCGCCGGCTTGTCGAGGGCTCGCGGATCATTCCCGAAAGTGAATGGGATGGCTGGTCGCCAACCTGGATGCTGGGGCGGCGCATTACCGGCAAGAGACTAGGCATTATCGGCATGGGGCGTATCGGCCAGGCCCTTGCTCGCCGCGCCAAGGCTTTCGGTTTGCAGATTCATTACCACAATCGTCGCAAGGTCGCGGCGCAGGTGGAAGAGACGCTTGAGGCGACTTATTGGGACTCGCTGGACCAGATGCTGGCGCGCATGGATATCGTTTCGATCAATTGCCCCCATACACCGGCGACTTACCATCTTCTCTCGGCGCGGCGTCTCAGCCATTTGCAGCCGCATTCGATCCTCGTCAATACGGCACGCGGCGAGCTGATCGACGAAGCCGCGCTGACTCGTATGCTGGAGGCAGGTCAGATCGCTGGAGCGGGGCTCGATGTCTTCGAGCACGAGCCGGCCGTCTCGACCAAATTGATCCGGCTTGCCAAGGCGGGCAAGGTCACGCTCCTGCCGCATATGGGTTCGGCGACGACCGAGGGGCGCATCGACATGGGCGAGAAAGTGTTGATCAATATCAAGACCTTCATGGACGGTCACCGGCCGCCGGACAGGGTTTTGCCGGGGATGCTTTAA
- a CDS encoding Hsp20 family protein, with translation MSRLPTLNSPFLLGFDEIERALDRATRMASDGYPPYNIERIARDGTQTEMLRITLAVAGFTREQLEITIEDGQLLIRGRQQDDKARHYLHRGIAARQFQRVFLLADGMQVSGADLTNGLLSIDLIRPDPSRVVQKIEIAVRD, from the coding sequence ATGTCACGTCTACCTACCCTCAATTCCCCGTTCCTGCTCGGCTTTGACGAGATCGAACGGGCTCTCGATCGAGCGACGCGCATGGCGTCCGACGGCTATCCGCCCTATAATATTGAGCGGATTGCCCGTGATGGGACGCAGACCGAAATGCTGCGCATCACCCTGGCTGTTGCCGGGTTCACGCGTGAGCAATTGGAAATCACCATCGAGGATGGCCAATTGCTGATCCGCGGACGCCAGCAGGACGATAAAGCGCGTCACTATCTGCATCGCGGCATTGCCGCGCGGCAATTCCAGCGCGTTTTCCTGCTCGCCGATGGCATGCAGGTCTCGGGCGCCGATCTGACCAATGGATTATTGTCCATCGATCTCATTCGGCCGGATCCCAGTCGCGTGGTTCAGAAAATCGAGATCGCCGTTCGAGATTGA
- a CDS encoding DUF1150 family protein, which translates to MLDETKTHPNPLLTDEQLASLGGGRVAYLKSVRSEDVNQLFPDAPELMPGLKLFALLAADGKPIVLTDSRDAALANAMENQLQMVSLH; encoded by the coding sequence ATGTTGGACGAAACGAAGACCCATCCTAACCCTTTGCTCACCGATGAGCAGCTCGCAAGCCTCGGCGGCGGCCGGGTCGCTTATCTGAAATCCGTGCGCTCGGAAGATGTCAATCAGCTCTTCCCCGACGCGCCGGAACTCATGCCGGGCTTGAAGCTCTTCGCTTTGCTCGCGGCCGATGGCAAGCCGATTGTGCTGACCGATTCCCGTGACGCGGCGCTGGCTAATGCCATGGAAAACCAGCTGCAAATGGTCAGCCTGCACTAA
- the panD gene encoding aspartate 1-decarboxylase — MRKVMAAKLHGIHVTAADLDYHGSITLDPDHCEKAGLLPLEFVDIWNKNSGARISTYVIFGERYSRCCILNGAAARTCQVGDEIIICSSHYIEAERIADFQPKILTFDKGNHIVETLSYVVERDGTGRYHFDIVNEGGQSLPIPVKAHGR; from the coding sequence ATGCGAAAAGTCATGGCGGCGAAGCTGCATGGGATCCATGTCACCGCGGCCGATCTCGATTACCATGGATCGATTACGCTCGATCCGGATCATTGCGAAAAAGCGGGGCTTTTGCCGCTCGAATTCGTCGACATCTGGAATAAAAATTCCGGAGCGCGAATCTCGACCTATGTCATTTTCGGCGAGCGTTACTCACGGTGCTGCATTTTGAACGGCGCCGCGGCCAGAACCTGCCAGGTCGGCGATGAGATCATCATTTGCAGCTCTCATTATATCGAAGCGGAGCGTATCGCCGATTTCCAGCCGAAGATCCTCACCTTCGACAAGGGCAATCATATTGTCGAGACATTGAGCTATGTCGTCGAGCGCGATGGAACCGGCCGTTATCATTTCGATATCGTCAATGAGGGCGGGCAATCGCTTCCCATCCCCGTGAAAGCCCATGGGCGCTGA
- a CDS encoding FkbM family methyltransferase — MRINTRYGLMDFPEADHDLIAQFLVRYGEWAWDEVCFIAEVLPMDGARVLDVGAFVGTFGLGLAQRRQLQFLGFVEANPTAAAMLKENVKRNCAIAHSVVEAIVGTPGENYEMGASESDNLGSTGFKHTLNISDKIASSKADILTLTELREKLGPFNLIKLDVEGMELEILKADAEYLSKGDCTIWTECNETAGSLELVRELLSWDLPLYYFAFPAHNIENFFGDREPIFPFAYEAGLLLAPKTPPSLSPILIEHHCILRPIRSELDLKDALWKTPRWGLKEWNGLEREEIVALAGHALLGQNFPEYLRPDSTASAASNWLTLDQRLKSERGRRVFETMRAERAEAALAEKSARLLQLTSEHGHDTSETSNKRAKLTDGEQKMER; from the coding sequence ATGCGGATCAATACACGCTATGGCCTTATGGATTTCCCTGAGGCTGATCATGATCTCATTGCGCAATTCCTGGTGCGATATGGCGAATGGGCATGGGATGAGGTGTGCTTCATTGCAGAGGTTTTGCCGATGGATGGAGCGCGTGTTCTAGATGTCGGCGCATTTGTGGGTACTTTCGGCTTGGGCCTTGCTCAACGGCGCCAATTACAATTTCTTGGATTTGTTGAAGCCAATCCTACTGCTGCAGCGATGCTGAAAGAAAATGTGAAGCGCAATTGCGCAATAGCCCATAGTGTTGTTGAAGCAATTGTGGGTACGCCCGGAGAGAATTATGAGATGGGCGCGAGTGAAAGCGATAATTTAGGCTCGACTGGCTTCAAACATACCCTCAATATATCCGATAAGATTGCGTCCTCAAAGGCCGATATCTTAACACTCACCGAGTTACGCGAGAAATTGGGGCCATTTAATCTCATAAAGCTCGATGTCGAGGGCATGGAGCTGGAAATTTTGAAAGCAGATGCGGAATATCTCTCCAAAGGAGATTGTACGATCTGGACCGAATGCAATGAGACAGCAGGATCGTTGGAGCTTGTTCGGGAATTGCTCTCATGGGACCTTCCCTTATATTATTTTGCGTTTCCTGCGCATAATATAGAAAATTTTTTTGGTGATAGAGAGCCGATATTCCCTTTTGCTTATGAAGCCGGATTGCTTCTTGCCCCCAAAACTCCTCCTTCTCTCTCGCCAATACTCATTGAACATCATTGTATATTGCGACCAATTCGGAGTGAGCTCGATCTTAAGGATGCCCTTTGGAAAACCCCACGCTGGGGATTGAAAGAGTGGAACGGCTTGGAACGAGAGGAGATCGTGGCCTTGGCGGGCCATGCGCTCCTCGGTCAGAATTTTCCGGAATATTTACGTCCCGATTCGACAGCATCTGCAGCGTCGAATTGGCTAACGCTCGATCAACGTTTGAAGTCTGAACGCGGCCGCCGCGTTTTTGAGACAATGCGCGCAGAAAGAGCCGAAGCTGCACTGGCGGAAAAATCCGCGCGTCTCCTTCAATTGACTAGCGAGCATGGGCATGACACAAGCGAAACCTCTAATAAACGGGCAAAACTGACTGATGGTGAGCAAAAGATGGAAAGGTAA
- a CDS encoding glycosyltransferase family 4 protein, with protein MSNLKMAASSKASWLSRWFRLKHYSAAIDATSIEGASIEDVLAVSEEGVLAAVTTEKVPPEDLLVDHHHLEIAAPYFDKSYYLAKNTDVRDANIDPLKHFLIWGWRERRNPSLSFDVNFYLQTYPDVAAADVNPLIHFIMAGQAEGREARDPLGIWRRRLEAARAPSKGGTAASLNNQAVDQIDGDELIDRLNISQMGSGLIISFSHDDYTRSCGGVQNVIVDEQKAFNRAQWNYLHVSPMRPLQSLADILTIPADFIVAIRIDGTFLGHIAFDEFIAALVKTEARERGIKCIIHHLMGFSPELILKLFDITQIKSPVVWVHDLFTVCENYTLLRNDITFCGGPPPDSMACDICCYGEGRSEHYGRIQNFFQTTHPIVLAPSEFALEKWRHFELPHQQGVVVPPARLVFAEERFSIHTAPQQTLRVAYVGQRVFHKGWSVFEELALRFRQDQRYEFIQLGMPSHEVVLPDCIGYCHVQVGPDDHDAMIHALAAAHIDIVVLWPMWPETFCYVAHEALAAGVFIVTHKGAGNVDPVVTVQAPEQGIVLPDQSSLFALFETGDIIQLATKAVRRRGALIAGGGTADWLLRDNPALLAFG; from the coding sequence GTGAGTAATTTAAAAATGGCGGCTTCAAGTAAGGCTTCGTGGCTCTCTCGGTGGTTTCGCCTGAAACACTATTCGGCTGCCATTGATGCTACTTCGATCGAAGGGGCTTCTATCGAGGATGTTCTTGCCGTTTCGGAAGAGGGCGTGCTAGCCGCTGTGACGACCGAAAAGGTTCCACCTGAGGACCTTCTGGTTGATCATCATCACCTGGAAATTGCCGCGCCCTATTTCGACAAAAGCTATTATCTTGCCAAGAATACGGATGTTAGAGACGCTAATATTGATCCGCTGAAGCATTTTTTAATCTGGGGATGGCGTGAGCGTCGGAATCCAAGCCTTTCTTTCGACGTGAATTTCTATCTGCAAACATATCCTGACGTCGCCGCCGCTGACGTGAATCCTTTGATTCATTTCATTATGGCTGGGCAGGCGGAGGGACGGGAGGCGCGGGATCCACTGGGGATATGGCGGCGGCGTTTAGAAGCTGCGCGAGCGCCCTCCAAAGGAGGGACTGCGGCTTCTTTGAACAATCAGGCTGTGGACCAGATCGATGGCGATGAGTTGATTGATCGTTTAAACATCAGTCAAATGGGTAGCGGGCTCATCATTTCATTCAGCCATGATGACTATACTCGTAGTTGCGGTGGCGTGCAGAATGTCATTGTTGACGAGCAAAAGGCTTTTAACCGCGCTCAGTGGAACTACCTTCACGTCTCTCCCATGAGGCCGCTGCAAAGTCTGGCTGATATTCTTACGATTCCGGCGGATTTCATCGTCGCGATACGCATTGATGGAACATTTCTGGGGCATATAGCTTTTGATGAGTTCATCGCTGCACTTGTTAAGACAGAGGCGCGAGAAAGAGGCATTAAATGTATAATACACCATTTGATGGGGTTCTCTCCCGAGTTAATTTTAAAGTTATTTGATATTACTCAAATAAAAAGCCCCGTTGTTTGGGTTCATGACCTATTTACAGTATGTGAAAACTATACATTGCTTCGCAATGATATTACGTTCTGTGGTGGTCCACCTCCGGATTCCATGGCTTGCGATATATGCTGTTACGGTGAAGGGCGATCCGAACACTACGGGAGAATTCAGAATTTCTTTCAAACAACACATCCTATCGTACTCGCCCCTTCGGAATTTGCTCTCGAGAAATGGCGGCATTTCGAATTGCCGCATCAACAAGGTGTCGTCGTACCTCCGGCTCGGTTGGTGTTTGCCGAAGAACGATTTTCGATACATACGGCTCCACAACAGACATTACGCGTTGCCTATGTCGGACAACGAGTCTTCCATAAGGGATGGTCTGTTTTTGAGGAACTCGCTCTCCGTTTTAGACAAGATCAACGATATGAATTCATTCAACTAGGCATGCCTTCCCACGAGGTCGTGCTGCCTGATTGTATTGGATATTGCCATGTCCAAGTTGGGCCAGATGATCATGATGCGATGATCCATGCGTTGGCGGCCGCGCATATTGACATTGTTGTCCTTTGGCCTATGTGGCCAGAAACATTCTGCTATGTAGCGCATGAAGCCCTGGCAGCCGGCGTATTCATTGTAACCCATAAGGGTGCAGGAAATGTTGATCCCGTTGTCACTGTGCAAGCCCCGGAGCAGGGAATTGTGCTGCCGGATCAGTCAAGCTTATTTGCTTTATTTGAAACGGGTGACATTATCCAACTTGCTACGAAAGCCGTGCGCCGTCGCGGCGCTCTGATAGCGGGAGGCGGCACCGCAGATTGGTTGTTACGGGATAATCCTGCTCTCCTGGCATTTGGATAA
- a CDS encoding glycosyltransferase family 2 protein, translating to MIPEISAILTTHNRAHLLPRVLQGLKQQTLAPSRFEIVAIDDGSTDDTQAVLKHWQNELPLRIFPQRASGLAAAKNLGIFVSRAPIVVFLDDDDVASPDLLASHLAIHLEQPDQAVAVLGRTILAPEIADLPLMRHVTEVGCQLFSYHWMQPRQVLGYKEFWGGRSSCKRGLLVRHGVFHPDFKFGCEDIELGWRLAKHGLRVIYEPRAYSTMIRAINFDQFCQRSYRQGRSQHAFSMLHDDNTIRAYCEIDAALAAWHTHWVDYAGLLRWTRKLEKLTLARARASFPLHDLLQKTLDLAYRDAFFLSRAKGIADTAKETTKPVDQEKQRDLFEYGLQAAR from the coding sequence ATGATACCCGAAATTTCGGCTATCTTGACGACGCATAATCGTGCGCATTTGCTTCCTCGTGTTCTTCAAGGTCTCAAACAGCAGACACTTGCACCATCCCGGTTTGAGATCGTGGCCATCGATGACGGCTCGACCGATGATACACAGGCTGTTCTCAAACATTGGCAGAATGAACTTCCACTCCGTATTTTTCCGCAGCGCGCATCAGGACTCGCCGCGGCGAAAAATCTCGGAATATTCGTAAGCCGCGCCCCTATCGTTGTTTTTCTAGATGATGACGATGTCGCCAGCCCTGATCTTCTCGCCAGTCATTTAGCCATTCATCTCGAACAGCCTGACCAAGCTGTAGCCGTCCTCGGCCGAACGATTCTCGCGCCCGAGATTGCCGATCTCCCTCTCATGCGGCACGTAACCGAAGTCGGCTGTCAATTGTTTTCCTATCATTGGATGCAGCCCCGACAGGTGCTTGGTTACAAGGAGTTTTGGGGTGGCCGTAGTTCATGCAAGCGAGGCTTGCTTGTCCGACACGGCGTGTTTCATCCTGACTTTAAATTTGGATGCGAGGATATAGAACTGGGCTGGCGGCTCGCTAAACATGGGTTGCGGGTCATCTATGAACCACGCGCTTATTCGACCATGATCCGCGCCATCAATTTCGATCAATTCTGCCAACGATCTTATCGTCAAGGCCGATCGCAACATGCCTTTTCAATGTTGCACGACGATAATACTATCCGTGCTTATTGCGAGATTGATGCAGCTCTTGCTGCATGGCATACGCACTGGGTTGACTATGCTGGCCTTCTTCGCTGGACACGGAAACTAGAAAAACTGACCTTGGCAAGGGCTCGGGCATCCTTTCCCCTCCATGATCTCTTACAGAAGACACTGGATCTGGCCTACAGAGATGCGTTTTTTCTATCACGGGCGAAAGGCATTGCGGATACTGCAAAGGAAACAACAAAACCCGTCGACCAAGAGAAACAACGAGATCTGTTTGAATACGGCCTCCAGGCGGCGAGATAA